From a single Stomoxys calcitrans chromosome 4, idStoCalc2.1, whole genome shotgun sequence genomic region:
- the LOC106088523 gene encoding uncharacterized protein LOC106088523: protein MELRPMAESPTIIYDANIGSSQRSTIPAPISVWYSLHHLCSMAAGAFIFFTGGMAMAQGLGWTEYRVTGYSGHFQYSWFVAVIIGIVLSLPAIRIMPKKFIMGISSLLILAGGIVFTCSPHNLDALVAGRYLNGIAVGLATTPYLTVISDISRFGARGACLGIEQLSLTLGMALQIIITTRWDVRSLLTTNSFHGILDIILAILAGISLWRFVESPVDYLRMGDEASALGALARLQRPPRVNSATNISLVEHNTYLNEHCDLGICSSIGPMLKMIFFRSMMLAFTFSLPLSEMLKMSKSTILSKTSNPSAYLLNIPIVVAAMRILGAFLALLATDRLGRKLPALISALATGAFMISIAVICRNYDNLDSAHAMSCVSSFCLMVQFCAGMFAPLTSAYVAEAFPLKTKPYCIALCAVLEQVIQIIVLCLADPIGNDGTLMAEGIMIVVASIYFGITMPETKQTSLREAQKRFRNLLNWKAI from the exons ATGGAATTAAGACCTATGGCTGAATCTCCCACAATTATTTATGATGCCAATATAGGTTCTTCACAACGCTCAACAATACCAGCACCCATATCAGTATGGTACAGTCTGCATCATCTCTGCTCTATGGCAGCAG GTGCTTTTATCTTTTTCACCGGTGGTATGGCAATGGCACAAGGCTTAGGATGGACTGAATATCGGGTAACCGGTTATAGTGGACACTTTCAGTATTCATGGTTTGTGGCTGTCATAATTGGAATAGTTTTGTCGTTGCCAGCTATACGCATTATGCCAAAGAAATTTATAATG GGCATTTCCTCATTGCTGATTTTGGCAGGTGGCATTGTGTTCACCTGCTCACCGCACAATTTGGATGCCCTTGTAGCTGGAAGATATCTCAATGGCATTGCGGTAGGTCTAGCCACCACTCCATATCTGACGGTAATCAGTGACATATCACGTTTTGGCGCTAGAGGcgcttgtcttggcatagaacAGTTATCGCTGACCTTGGGCATGGCACTACAAATAATCATAACTACTCGTTGGGATGTGCGATCGCTATTGACCACCAACAGTTTTCATGgaatattggatatcatcttagcCATATTGGCGGGAATCTCTTTGTGGCGTTTTGTGGAATCACCAGTGGATTATTTGCGCATGGGCGATGAGGCCTCGGCTCTGGGTGCTTTGGCTCGTCTACAACGACCACCACGTGTTAATAGTGCCACAAATATTTCACTTGTGGAACACAACACCTATCTGAATGAACATTGTGATTTGGGTATTTGCAGCAGCATTGGACCCATGTTGAAAATGATTTTCTTCCGTAGCATGATGTTGGCCTTTACTTTCTCATTGCCACTATCGGAAATGCTGAAGATGAGTAAATCTACGATTTTAAGTAAAACTAGCAATCCGTCAGCTTATCTTCTAAACATACCCATTGTGGTGGCTGCTATGCGTATATTGGGAGCATTTCTAGCCCTACTTGCTACAGATAGATTGGGTCGAAAATTACCTGCTCTAATTTCGGCATTAGCAACTGGAGCTTTCATGATAAGTATAGCAGTCATATGTCGTAATTATGACAATTTGGATAGTGCCCATgccatgagttgtgttagctcaTTTTGTTTGATGGTGCAATTCTGTGCAGGCATGTTTGCCCCCCTTACCTCGGCATATGTGGCTGAAGCCTTTCCTCTGAAAACAAAACCATACTGCATAGCTTTGTGTGCCGTACTGGAACAGGTCATACAAATTATTGTCCTGTGCTTGGCTGATCCCATTGGCAATGATGGCACCCTAATGGCAGAGGGAATAATGATAGTCGTGGCCAGCATCTACTTTGGCATAACCATGCCTGAGACTAAACAAACTTCGCTGCGTGAAGCGCAGAAACGTTTCCGAAATTTGTTGAATTGGAAAGCGATATGA
- the LOC106088512 gene encoding uncharacterized protein LOC106088512, with protein sequence MNSRSGNTQLGYGNFKQLQLSPLVTGFLIFMSGGMCLAQSVGWIDGFVKITDRHFYYSWFIAVIIGALLTLPLRNLIPRRFLMGASSLLILVGGIIFVSVPFNMDGLIAGRYLNGIGIGLVTVPYLMYASEISLDSNRGKATGLEQLAIALGVTIQMVSTNQWKSTGGNFTANSLHGIFDIIFAVLALGSLFYFIESPVDFLRFGDDDSALKSLGQLQTPPTINMETHTRLAELRDYVREEEDLPIGVCFIRSILPLLKMIFYRSAVLALTYTTMLTVVAGIASLVNGSPWSPCLAACLRVLGSSLTLIVIDKFGRKIPSLLWILILGGLMIPIAVLMGDLGNLMSIYYMETVVSLWASMYFFVGLFAPNTSTYMSEAFPLRTKCYCMTICVVMEQIIQIVIINTVGYYGRDDGALLAVSIVVLAAGVGLIPMIPETKKTSLKEAQKRIASVSNCNWY encoded by the exons ATGAATAGCCGTAGCGGAAATACCCAGCTGGGAtatggaaattttaaacaattacaATTGAGTCCTTTGGTGACAG GTTTTCTCATTTTCATGTCCGGCGGCATGTGTTTGGCCCAAAGTGTGGGTTGGATAGACGGTTTTGTGAAAATAACAGATCGTCACTTTTACTACAGCTGGTTTATAGCAGTGATTATAGGGGCATTGCTAACACTGCCCTTGCGAAACCTGATACCCAGAAGATTTTTAATG GGTGCTTCATCGTTATTGATTCTAGTTGGTGGCATCATCTTTGTCAGCGTCCCCTTTAACATGGATGGCTTGATTGCGGGTCGCTATTTAAATGGTATAGGCATTGGTTTGGTCACGGTGCCCTATCTCATGTATGCCAGTGAAATATCGCTCGATAGCAATCGTGGCAAAGCAACTGGTTTGGAGCAGTTGGCCATTGCCCTGGGTGTAACTATTCAAATGGTGTCTACAAATCAATGGAAATCCACAGGAGGAAATTTTACAGCCAATAGTTTGCATGGaattttcgatattatttttgctgttttagcctTGGGCTCCCTATTCTATTTCATTGAGTCCCCAGTAGATTTTCTTAGATTTGGAGATGACGATAGTGCTCTCAAATCTCTGGGCCAGCTGCAAACACCTCCCACTATTAATATGGAAACCCATACCCGCTTGGCCGAACTTAGGGATTATGTACGTGAAGAGGAAGATTTACCCATAGGCGTTTGCTTCATACGCAGCATCCTACCTTTATTGAAAATGATTTTCTATCGCAGTGCAGTTTTAGCTTTGACTTACACCACGATGCTGACTGTTGTTGCCGGCATAGCCAGTTTGGTGAATGGATCCCCTTGGTCACCTTGCTTGGCTGCATGTCTAAGAGTTTTGGGCAGCAGTTTGACTCTGATCGTTATCGATAAATTCGGTCGTAAAATACCTTCCTTACTTTggattttaattttgggtggccTTATGATTCCCATAGCCGTACTAATGGGTGACTTAGGTAATCTTATGAGCATCTATTATATGGAAACTGTAGTTTCGCTTTGGGCCTCAATGTACTTTTTTGTTGGTCTCTTTGCTCCCAACACCTCGACTTATATGAGCGAAGCTTTTCCCTTAAGAACCAAGTGCTACTGCATGACCATCTGTGTGGTAATGGAGCAAATTATACAAATTGTCATAATTAACACTGTAGGCTATTATGGTAGGGACGACGGAGCCCTTTTGGCTGTAAGTATTGTAGTGTTGGCAGCAGGAGTTGGTTTAATTCCTATGATACCCGAAACAAAGAAGACTTCTCTGAAGGAAGCTCAGAAGCGTATTGCTAGTGTGTCTAATTGTAATTGGTATTAA